A window of Fusarium oxysporum Fo47 chromosome II, complete sequence genomic DNA:
TATTGTACGTGTCACTCTAAGAAAACAAACAATCACAAAGTGGTTTAATTTTAAAACTCCTGTTCGAGATTAATCTAGATACTATgcatattatatatatattatgAGTTAGTTAATTGATACTTGGAAAATCGAAGatattctcttcttctgttaTTCAGGGGCTGAAGCAGTTCACTTCCGGACACCCTAACAACGACCAtaaggagaaagaaaaagtcTTCTTTGAAATTAAAGATACTTAAATGTATCTAGGGTATTGCATGTTTGACCACACAGCGTGTGGTTAGTATTCACTTATCATGCTTTCCTACGAGACTGTAAGAAACGCTTCCCCCGTTAACCCCTATCCAATTACGATATAATCACTCGATACTGGACTCAAGGTCGGAAGCAATAGAGGCAACAGACTTGTTGAAAAACTTATAAGGCATCATATAACATCCTCGTTAATAGCAACAATGTTTATTAAGCAGTGTTGTAAGTTAACAGCCTTACCTCATTCAGGCAGTTAACAGTTACCAAAGCTGTTGAAGCTTATCGAGAACACAAATCTTACACGCTCATGTTGGCACTGAGAAGCAATGCAACCCAGCAAGGACCGCAACTTTTTAAGTGCTTTGTATTCCATATCTAATAAACTTCCCAGGTAGATAAACACTCATCATTTGGCACATGCCCATACTGTCATTGCCGGTCGTTGCATGCCGTGACAGTCGTTGACACTGGCAAGTCTACTCGTTTTCAGCAGTTGATTCATCCAAACAATCAGCAATCAGTGCACAATAGAGAAATTTACGCACCATTTGAAAATCTGCTTTAATGttatcctcttctctttttcttttccttcaacacatcgcatcgcatcgcacCACATTATATTGCATATCATTATCGCGTCGTCTACCAAGTATAGTGTGAATAACTAGCAGtttcacatcatcatcatcattatcatcatcaccaccatcatcaccaccatcagctgcaccaccagcaccagaaCCAGCAAAGGTTTGTACTCATCTCTTCTGCTTCTATCCGACTGTGATTAGGCAAATATCTCTGTCTTTTCTTCTACAAGCCATACCAAATCTTGTCTTTGAACTGCCTTTTTGATAATCAATATACTAATATCTCTGCAGATGTCTAAAGAATCTACGGATTTTGGCACTTTTATAGGCCGGGCTTGGAAGGCAGCCATGGGTGGTCGAGGTGGCGGCCGTCGTGGTCGTGGAGGTGGCCGTGGCGGTCACAACGGTGGTGTGAAGAGGTCTGGCGGCAATTGTTACAATGTATGTTTAATACATTACGGCCCTCACTTACGACAAGTTCTAACGATATTTCTAGTGCAACTCGCCTTACCACCAGCGGAAGGATTGCCCTACCAGGGACCGACCCCGGCATGGTCGTGCTAGCCGACAGGAAGCCCTCCCTGCTGCCCCTCCCGTCGCTGCTCTTCCCGCTCCCGCTACTACTGCTACACCTGCGGCTCCCGTTCCTGCTGCTACTCTCGCAGCTCCCGCCCTAGCTCCCACTCTGGTTCCGGCTCCGCCTCTGTCTCTGGCTCCTTCTGAGCTCTCGGAGGTGATTTTCCCTCTGGATCCCGTTGAGTTCGAAGCTGAGGGTCTTGACACGCCTATGTCGGATCTCCCAGCTGTGCCTCAGGCTAACGAGGGCTCTGCTGCTGTCGTCCAGGACCCCGAGCAACTGGAGGCGGCCCGACTCATGGTGATCCAGGCAGTGTCCAGAGCGACGACTCTCTCCGGGGATGTTTGCAGGGAGATCCTCACCAGCAATAACGGGGACGTCAACGTCTCCATAGATAGGGGCATCATGCTCGCCACAGTGTCGAGGGTTACTGGGATGACCTTGGAGGCGTCCGAGGCGCTCCTCCGCGCGACCGCCTGggttcttggtgatgccGAGACCGTGATAGCTCAATGGTTCCCAGACGTATGTTTACATGTTATTCACCCTAGACACCGATTCACACTGACTGAATTCTAGGGCAACATCCCTGACAATCTCTTGCGGGCGGATGTCATTGCTGCCAGACGAGAGCGCGATGCCACTATGGCCGAACCCCGCTAGATTGAAGGCGCTCCTGGTGTCGACGGTCGGGGTGACGCTGGCCAGAGCGAGTGCTGCACAAGCAGACGGGTGTGGTTGGTAGTTTTTGTCCCCGCGGAGGGCATGTTgttctttcctttttctcttttcaaGATGTGTGGAGACACGGCCGTTTACTTGTTTCTGTTCTCGTTCGCTCAAAGATGCGCAGGCTCGTGCAGGGATTGTCTTTTCATGATGTTACGATGTTCAGTCATCGACTTTTTGTATTCCGAGGAAAGCCCCCCCTCACTTGCTTTCGACCCGATTGATCAAGCTTATCGTCTGCAGCTTCGACTAGCACTAAGCGACCGGACATTGTCTAGGTGCCTCACGCTCTTCTCTTCGGCTGAAAGCGACCATATATCGGTGAAAACTATCTTCTGATGGTGGCAACCATATATCGGTGTATTCACGCTCACCTATTCGACTGGCAGCGACCATATATCGGTGAAAACTATCTTCTGATGGTGGCAACCATATATCGGTGTATTCACGCTCACCTGTTCGGCTGGTAGCGACCAGACTGCGTCTTGGTGTCAAAGAGTGCTCACGGTCAATGAAGATCAGACTGGGCGCTGGTGACTTCGGGTTCGTCATGCTTGTTACATCCATTTATGTTTAGGCTTTCCTTCGgttcttttttatcttgTTTGTTGTATTTGTTTGAGTCATGTATGGGGTGGGGGTCCAAAACGACGGGGCTGGCACCTTCACGTGGTGTTTTGGGTCAGTAACCTTTGGGCCATGATATATCTCATGACTACCTGGGCGAAGCTAAGACCAGCCTTCATTTTCATACAAGTTGTAGGCAGAGAATGATTAGAAATGAGTGGGCGAGGAGAATACAGATAGTTTACATGCCTACAAGCAAAATTGTTTGCTTGGCACTGAGGGGACGACTCAGTGGATCTGAGCCTAGGGAACCAATACCAACCGCTTAATGGCATTGAGTCTGGTGGTCGCTACTCAAGTTCACTCCGCCATGAGAGAAACAAGGAGAGCTCAATGCAACGAGTGGTTCATTTCACCTGATGCGATACAGCTTTAGAATGCAGAAGCCATCGCTCAAGAGTCTAACCCTCGTTCTTCAGCAAACCTTGCCTGATTCTGGATCCACTGCATCACCTTGTCATCGGAATTCTTATTCGAAAGCAACTGTGAAGTTCCGGCAGCACCACTCAGGGCTGTGATAAGTATGCAGCCCCATTGCATATCAATCATATCCTTGAAACGAGATACGTCTTCATTTTTCATTCGTATATGAATAAGCTTTCCTGAATAGAGAGGTGCTCCGTCACTCATAGTGACCTGAAGCCTCAGCCCATCGCGGGCCATAGGTGGCGGATTCCCGGAGGCATGGAACTGGTCGATCCCGGCCAACCATTCTTTCAGATCATGTCCTGTGCCAGTGTTGAATATATCAATATGTTGGCCGAACCAGCGTTTAGTCTGAGGCATCCACCGGAACTCCAAAATCACATTTGACTCGCCGCTTCCTAGAGATTGCACTTCCAGGCATTTGAATGCGAAGAACCCTTTAGACCACCAGCCGTATACCTGGGGGTGAAGAGAGATCATATTCCATGCCTTATCGGATTCCCCTGGCTCATCCCGGTTGTGCAGGTAGCGAGTGCGATTCGCAAATTCGTTCCCGACCATGAAGGTCCGATTAGGCCCCAGATCGAATGTTCTGTCGATGTGCTCTTGAGTATCATTCCAAGTAAATGGTGCGATATGGTATGCATTCGGGTTCGTTGCACCAGTGACCACGCAAACATCCCCGTCGCGTGCCAGACATTTCTTTTGTTCCGCGAAATCTATATTGTGTTTGTCAATTCTGGATGGCTCGACGGCCTGGAGTTCGTCGGTATACTCGGACTCGCTTTCAGTCGAGCTTAGTGGCTCAATGACTTGGAGTTCACGGGTGGGTTCCGAGTTGACTTCAAAAGAGGTCGTCTCGTCAATGTCCATTCTGATGCTGTGGTGGGATGCTGTGCTTGGGCATGCAATAGGTGGCTGGTCAAGTTGACCAGAAACAAAAGTCGCACGATGTCGTTTGCGTAAATGCCGAAGATCTTGATGGTTTTTAGCTGACCGCGTACTAATCATAGAGTAGCTGACTTATAATACTTGCAGGAAGGCGAGATAGAATCAATGCATCTCTGCATTTCGAAATTGCAAATCTTTGGTGACATTAACTCATCTGGCCCAAAAAGCAACGGCGGGATGGTCATGATTGCGGCGACATGCTCGGCACGGAGGCGGAAATCTTCTGAACCTGCCCGGCAGCAACTTCGGATAATAGATTGGATAGTCTTCGCGTGCCGAATTCTTTCATCAATTTCTTCcagtggaagaagatgggctGGTTGATGTTTCGGTTGTCTATTAGGCATTGAGCGGGTCATGGTGGTGGCCTGTCTTTCCCTGCCCGAAAAAAGATGAAATGAAATGAAATGGGAGCCGGAAGCAAACGAAGAAATTTCAGAGTAGGCTGTGCCGCTATTTCAAGCCCACGCGAAGTTTCAATGGCAGGTCTTGAATATTATGCACCAAAGCATCACTGTTTCCCATTCGTCTCTTACTCGTGCAGCGTAGTGGAAGGTTTATTCATTGCAAACCGTGATACTCAAAATTCATTTAGGATGAACGTCATTGAATCCCGCAGCTCAGTCTAATTCACCGAGTTCTGTGTGGGGATTATAAACTCTCAGCCTCAGGTGCTATAGATTCACTCCCAAATAAAGTACTTGAAATTTTTACTCTACGAGCTTTAGGGATTGATTGCAAACAAGTTTTATACATCAAGTATATACACACCACCGCTTCTCTACTAAAGAGCGAGAAGCAGTGGGTATGAAAGAATACGGTCTCTCCAACTCTAACTCCAAATCACCCGTGATCCTGTCATTGAAGCTCTAGAGGTACCACTGGCACCCTTGCAGCTCCAATGACATCAGGTAGCTTCAGCCCAGCTCTGGCCACCATATTGTCCATAAATAGAAGCGCACTGCTGAGGTTAGTACTCGAGAGCCAGGTTGTTTTGAAAGGGAGAATGCTCACATTGGCACCAGACTCTTGCTTGGAAGGTTTTTGCTTAGACTTATTGGCAGGGCTCGTTAGCACCAGTGTCAATCTCTTGCTGCTGGGGTTGGTTCTCACTGCCAGGCTGCTGGAAAGTGTTTCCATTGCCACCTTGCTGACCGTTTCCGCCCTGCTGGGCGTCACCACCTTGCTGAGAATCACCGACCTGGGAAACATCACCACCAGTAGAGCCACCggcaccaccaccagaagAAGCACCCTCAGAGACGGTCATGTGGGACGATCCGCTGCTGAAATAACCCTCAGTAGCGAGAATCTGGTAGTCGTGGGTACCGAGCTTCATGCCGGCCTTCTCCCAGGCATCGAAATGAAGACCAGTGTCGACGCTGCCAGTAGAGCGGTGCTGCTGGCGAACAGACCAGTACTGCTGGAAGGTCTGAGTACCGTCGATTGAAGGGGCGTTGGTGCGAGTGGTCTCGAAGATGTCGTAGGTGCTGCCATCAGCCTCAACGGTACCCTTCTTGGTAGCACCGCTGGAGGGGTTGTAGGTACCGAAGGACTCGACTATGTAGTACTCGACGAGAGGGTTTCGGGTCCAGCCATAGACGGAGAGGTAGCTGTTGCCGTTGGGCTTGTACTCTCCCTCGTACGAGATGGTTCTACCAGGTATTAGCAGAGGGCCATGAAAAGCTTATTGTGTACTAACCGGGCCTTTCCAGGAGACCAACCCTTACCACCGACGACGTTGCCGCCATCCTTCCACTCCATGGAGTAAGAACCTCCCTCACCGTTGGTGTAAGTGGCATCGGCACCGCCATCACTCCACTATATAAAGTCAGCTATGGCCCGAGAATCATGTTGGCTGTACACACCCAAGAGTAGTAGAATCCGTTGTTAGTACCGGAACTGTTGGGAGTACCAGCCCGCTTGGTaatcttggagaagagacCTTCTTTGGAGGGCGCGGCAAGAGAACCAGCTACGAGCGACAGCCCAGCGAAGACGGAAGTGAAGTGAACCATGATGGATGATttgaagagaaaaaagagtGTGTTAGAATAGAAAACGAGTGTTGAGTTGAAGGATGATTCTCTCTGCCATTACTGCGAAGTTGTTGGTATAGATATAGAAAAGAAGACCCTTGTTATATCGCTTCGTACTATCGTTTCGAATAAACATGTGGTGTTGCTTGGTCTGAAACAACTTGTGGGGCCGGCCCGTTTTCCCGATCGGACAATGATTTGACGTTTGATGAAGGAGGGATGAGGCTCGATTTTTCCGTCCATTGGACGATTGTTTTGATGTTTCCGGGAGATGGTGATTTTAATGCGTCGAGCTGATGGTGGGCCGATAAGATCTAGATGCCAAGCGAACATTCATGCTTTCCGCTCAGCCTCGTCATGTTCCAAGTTTCAGATCTACAAATGGTATTTTTACCGAGGATCGAACATTATTGATGGTATATGAGATAAGCTTTgactaagatatattaaatcttGGCATAGAGAAGTTGCTGCACTTGGTATCGTCAACCAAGGTCAGTAGAATATCGTTTCTATCAAAAAATCCACGGCAACTATTCCGGCTCAAATCCACTCTTTTAACCTCACGTTCCACAACTAATTTCAGTTGAAACGAGGCAACAGCCGTATTTTGTAACCAGCATCGGCAAACAGCAGCATCCTCAACCTGAAACTTGGCATACCTAAGCTAGAACCATGTGGCCCAAGTTTCACGTTTCAAGGATAATACTCGATATCAGGCTATTCTCAAAAGTCAAATACCCGAATACAACTCCATACGTCAATCACAGTAGATCTGACCCAAATATATTTATACATGCTACAAATTGGTTGCATCTTGATTGAATTTAGAGTAATTCAGGATTTGAGGCTGACAACCGCCATGGGACATGTTTAGCCTGAATACTCAACCAAGATAACGGATCGATCGTCTGAAAATATCCGAGATCAACAATGGATACTGTGCGCGATTGCGGGTCTTCGCTACAATCCCTTGTTACAGAAAAGTTCCTCGAGTGAACCCCGCGTATCCTATAATCACCGATACGTCTCATAGAAGACTGAGCATAGTCCGGGTGAATGACGATTCAGTAGCATGCATCATAGCGTGGCAGCATGACTAATTCAGCCAGAATGCGAAAATTGATTGGGATGCTGGCCTCATTCTATCTTCTCTCCATACTCTGCACTCTTCTCAGCCGTGTATCTGCACCGTCTATCCGAGCCTGTTTTCAACAAAAGTTCAGTTCCTGGGCACTAAGCCTGTGACCCATGCACCTAGCATTCGTCCAGAGAAATCTTTTGCTCGCTCAAGAACTCCCAGAGTCCATCATGCGTTCTTGGTACCATTGGTTTCATTTGGCGGCTTCTCTCCGacaaacaacaacaccctAAGATAATCAGCTCACAAACCCCATGACAATGTCACGAAGACTTACCATGAAACCCTCCAGGTCGGCTTTCCGTTCAGTCTCTTGCACATTCCTCGACTTCCATCATTGTCTGGCGCCACATCAGCAGAACACCAGCCATCGTCAGCAAAGTCAAGAGACTTTTCACGAAACAACTTCGCAGCAAGTGTCTTGGCAAGACCACGTCGACGATACGGTTCCTAACTCATAATCAGCTTCATATTGTGCCTTGAAGTCATATGATACATACCTCGCAGTGAAGGCTGATTAGTGAGCCATCGAACCCTAAGTCGAATTAGAGTTGAGCCGCATGATCTAGGCTCGAGGGAACTTACCCAGAAAAGCCCAGGAGACAGGCGTTCCGTCGTCGAGCTTGATTACCAAGCTTGGCATGCGTCTGAGGACTTGCCTATAGGGCGTCAGCCAATGTTCCGATCGGCTAAAATCAGACTTACACTGTTCTCGGGATATTTGTTCGGGAGATGACAACTCGGCAATCGTCGTCAGTCGCCGTTCCCCAATGCATACCCTCGGGTAAAGCTGTTTCATCCTTTGGTAGATCCTCGTACTTGAAAAGCCATTTGTCATATGCCCCTGTTTCACGAGCTTGAACGCGACCTGTCTTGTAGAGTAGATCTCGGACTGAGTCGTGCAATGTTCCGACCAAGACAGCCTCGCCATAAACGAGGGGGCGCCCATGTGCCTTTGCTATGACGACACTCTCCTCGATTATTTTATGAAGTTGCTTCTCATAGACGGCCGTGTCTTTGGGGTCGGCATCATTTGGATGCTCGAGTGTCGAGTAGATCCACGTTTGCGTATCAGGGCCACCGCCGACATCGATGTATGCCGCAGTGAATCTCTTCGGAAAGTCTAACCCATCCTCAAGTTGAGTTTCCGCTGCCAGTATTACTCTTGCTGTCTCTCGTAGACCATTTTCAAACTTGGTAAACTGAAGGCGTCGAAGGAGGGGTAGCGAGTAGGGCAATTGATTAGTCAAGAGCGCCAAGAGCTGCTTTGGCACGGTCGTGTAGACCTTGACAAAATCCGCCATTTCAATGTCTTTCAAGTCCCTCAGATGGTGTTAAACTCGGCAGATCCAGAAATGGCATCGAGAAAAATAGTTTGAGATACGTGGATGAATCATTGTCACACATGGGTAAATGTCGGTTATCGGAAGGATGGCAATGGTGACGCCTTTTGACAGGAAAATGAGTCACTGGAATCGCTTCCCTGTCTTCAGAGTCGTGAAAATGTATTTCAGTTCAGCGTGGAAGCTGAAATAATAAGACGtatttattcttcttcaCTCCGATTTCGGATGGTCGACAAATTGCGGTGTGACTTAGATTATCCGAACTCAAACAATAGGCATATTATGACACATTTTAAAGGCAGTCAAGGGAGTCATATCTAGCTTCGACTTGCTATTGACCATGACCATAATTCTCACAGTCGCTGAAGCTCTATTCAAGCTAGAACATGTCATTCCAGGTCAGTGATGCGGCCGGAGATGTCTTCACCTCTCAAGTGATTTACCCCAATGATCCCACTACAGGTTATGTGTGAACTTGATCAAGGCGAGTGGAAGAACCGATAAATCGAAAGTAAGAAATGTCAGAAAAGATATGGGCAATCATTTTGTTGGTAGATTCACACTTAGTTTCACACGTTGAACCGGACATGGGTTGATCACGGGTCATTCCTGTACGTCAACCAAGACCATATGCGCAAGAAATAATCGAGATGAGAATGCTTTTGTTCTAATAGCATTCAAAGAGAGAAGGTCAAAATGATATAGATGATAGGATGGGATAGGATCTTTACCACTCACAGCCATTATAAGTGAGCTACCCTACAGTCTTTTATCTCAATGaggtcaacaccaagaaatAGTCACAAATACATAAAGCTTTCCGATATCCTTGCTAACATGCGTCTATTGCGATTTATGCAGACTGCATGTGCTTTAGTATATTTATACCGAATAGCCGACCCGACTTTATTTTACCAAATGCGACTGTTACTCATTCCGCTGCTTTGTTGAGGTACAGCGATTCAAGATTATCGTGGGACAGCATGGCAGAACAGCCCAAAAACCTCATGATTGACACTAAGAATCTCGCCAGTTGTCTAGGAGATAACGCAAACTGACTACGAGCGGCCTTGTGATGTGTCTCGACGAGGCTACCAATGGATACTCATACCAAAATCATCTCTTTGGCTTGATGATCAATCAGATCGCCACCAAGATGTCGTCAAGTAGTCAATTAGTTTCGAACTTTAGATTGGCTTCAAGTATTATTCCCACTCTTGACGCGCTGTCCATTCGGTTGTCTCAATTTCTGGTGCCCAGTCCCATTCACCTCGGCTGGATCAAGAATTCTGTACCTGTCTCCACCCATCACCAACTCCCCGAGAGAGGCTCGGCAGTCTCGACTCCCCGTGAACTCCCCGAAATAAAGTCACGGACAAATGACGGTCCTGAAATTGGACGCGCCTTGCGCCGCGTGAGGGAAAAATTCTCTTCCAACTTCACATCAACATTGTGAGACTGTCGACCCACGACAGCAGCACCTACACCACGTACACGCAACTCCGAGGCACGACAAGATGACCGGGATGGACGAATACCGAATGTCACTAGGGACGTGGTATGTGGGTCGACGCAATTAAGCATAATGAACTCTGCTGACATGGGAACATCTAGATTGTCCAGATTGTTGATCAGTTGCCCCATAGCATACGGTACCTCCAGTAGCCGACCGATATTCACGCTGACGATCACATCGACCTGTCATCTATCGACGTAACAACATTGTCGCGACAAATGGAAAAGACTCGGCTGGTCGTCTTTCACCATCGCCGTGGCTTTCGACGCAATTGACTGTCGAGATGAGATGTCTACTGGCTTGCCACCTTTGATCGATGACCTGTCTCGATTCCACGGGCGATAACCAATAGTGGCAGGTGGAGGTTCAGCTCACAATGTCGTGCCCAATTGGAACCTTGACGAATCAATCAGAGAACGAATCTCGCAAGCCCACGACCAACCACGACTGAACCTAATTACGTCTGAATTGGAGTTGGAAATGCAAATCCCACGTATAAACTCGACTATGTCTTGATAACCTTGCAGTCGCTGACAGGGTTGTGTGCCGTATTGCCGAATAGGTGCCTTGCCAAGCTCCCAGAACAACGGGATGTGCTCGCGTGCATTTGATGGCGCCGCTTGAAGGATGTATTCCCGGGACAAGCAACGGCTGCGCTAGAGGAAGACGTGGGAGTCGCTTGGCAGGGGATCAAGTACCGTGTACAACGAGAGACCTCGCTCAAAAACACACCGAGCTAAGACGGATCCAAATGCACACTCCCCGACACTAGACCACCACCATCCAACTGG
This region includes:
- a CDS encoding glycosyl hydrolases family 11-domain-containing protein, which gives rise to MVHFTSVFAGLSLVAGSLAAPSKEGLFSKITKRAGTPNSSGTNNGFYYSWWSDGGADATYTNGEGGSYSMEWKDGGNVVGGKGWSPGKARTISYEGEYKPNGNSYLSVYGWTRNPLVEYYIVESFGTYNPSSGATKKGTVEADGSTYDIFETTRTNAPSIDGTQTFQQYWSVRQQHRSTGSVDTGLHFDAWEKAGMKLGTHDYQILATEGYFSSGSSHMTVSEGASSGGGAGGSTGGDVSQVGDSQQGGDAQQGGNGQQGGNGNTFQQPGI